One genomic segment of Chryseobacterium phocaeense includes these proteins:
- a CDS encoding GatB/YqeY domain-containing protein has protein sequence MSLENTISEAIKTAMREKDRVALDSLRAVKAQILLLQTEARGTEVTEEQEIAILQRMIKQRKDSFEQFTAQGRNDLAEVEEAQMKVIEKFLPKQLSPEELEAEIRNIIAQTGAESAKDLGKVMGAASKALAGKSDGKSISEMAKKLLS, from the coding sequence ATGAGTTTAGAAAATACCATCAGTGAAGCAATAAAAACAGCGATGAGGGAAAAAGACAGAGTTGCTCTGGACTCCCTGAGAGCTGTAAAGGCACAGATTTTACTCCTGCAGACCGAAGCAAGAGGTACTGAAGTGACGGAAGAGCAGGAAATTGCCATTCTGCAGAGAATGATCAAGCAGCGTAAAGACTCCTTCGAACAGTTTACCGCACAGGGAAGAAATGACCTTGCAGAAGTGGAGGAAGCTCAAATGAAAGTGATTGAGAAGTTTTTACCAAAGCAGCTTAGTCCCGAAGAACTGGAAGCCGAAATCAGGAATATTATTGCACAAACCGGAGCTGAGTCTGCCAAAGACTTAGGGAAGGTAATGGGAGCCGCTTCAAAAGCCCTTGCTGGAAAGTCTGACGGAAAGAGTATTTCCGAGATGGCGAAGAAGCTTCTTTCATAA
- a CDS encoding BrxA/BrxB family bacilliredoxin codes for MYPTDLVMPMKAELTDKGFEDLTSPAQVEEALKQPGTTLLVINSVCGCAAGAARPGVVYSLTGEKKPDHLTTVFAGYDTEAVAEARKHLAPFPPSSPCVALFKDGELVHMLERHHIEGNPAGAIAANLQAAFDEYC; via the coding sequence ATGTATCCAACAGATTTAGTAATGCCTATGAAGGCAGAACTTACAGATAAAGGTTTCGAAGATTTAACATCTCCTGCACAGGTAGAAGAGGCTCTAAAGCAGCCGGGAACTACCCTATTGGTTATTAATTCAGTTTGCGGTTGTGCAGCAGGAGCAGCAAGACCGGGTGTAGTATATTCTTTAACCGGAGAAAAAAAACCGGATCATTTAACAACGGTTTTTGCAGGATATGATACCGAAGCGGTAGCAGAAGCAAGAAAACATCTTGCCCCATTCCCTCCGAGCTCCCCATGTGTAGCGCTTTTCAAGGATGGAGAACTGGTTCATATGCTGGAAAGACACCACATCGAAGGAAACCCTGCAGGCGCCATTGCAGCAAATCTTCAGGCTGCTTTTGATGAGTATTGCTAA
- a CDS encoding GH3 auxin-responsive promoter family protein has protein sequence MATKALFNTVVNWFIRQRIDQIQNFMDHPIETQKGILFSQLFHAEDTEYGKAHGFNSISSYQDFKNKVPIVAYEDFEPYIEKARQGHKDVSWPGYIKHFAKSSGTTNAKSKFIPISTESLEYCHMKAGKDMVSIYANNHPENQLFTNKNLRLGGSSELHADFNTKFGDLSAILIDNLPFWVEITTTPSKKVSLMSEWESKLKAITSEVKNEDVGSILGVPSWMMVLLQRVLKETGSGSISELWPNLEVFFHGGISFKPYREQYRQIIGKKINYYEIYNASEGFFGIQDRSDSDEILLMLDYGIFYEFIPMDQFHFSNPKVVSLEDVETGKNYAMVITTNGGLWRYLIGDTVIFTSTNPFRIKITGRTKHYINAFGEELMITNVESALSKACELTGARVTDFTGAPVFMKENEGGAHEWIFEFSHQPDDLERFTDAFDLHLKTINSDYEAKRYNNLTLKRPIIHIAKPDLFYHWLESKGKLGGQNKVPRLSNDREYIDPLLELNR, from the coding sequence ATGGCAACAAAGGCACTTTTCAATACGGTCGTCAACTGGTTTATCCGCCAAAGGATAGATCAGATTCAGAATTTCATGGACCACCCCATTGAAACCCAGAAAGGTATACTTTTCTCACAGCTGTTTCATGCGGAAGACACCGAATACGGCAAAGCCCACGGCTTCAATTCTATTTCCAGCTATCAGGACTTTAAAAATAAAGTTCCGATCGTTGCATATGAAGATTTTGAGCCTTACATCGAAAAAGCCAGACAAGGGCATAAAGATGTAAGCTGGCCTGGCTACATCAAGCATTTTGCAAAATCCTCCGGAACCACCAATGCCAAGAGCAAGTTTATTCCTATCTCCACAGAAAGCCTTGAATACTGCCATATGAAGGCAGGAAAAGACATGGTTTCCATTTACGCCAATAACCATCCGGAAAATCAGCTGTTCACCAATAAAAACCTTCGTCTGGGCGGCAGCTCTGAACTTCACGCAGATTTTAACACCAAATTCGGGGATCTTTCAGCTATTTTAATTGATAACCTCCCTTTCTGGGTAGAGATCACCACCACACCAAGCAAAAAGGTTTCCCTGATGTCCGAATGGGAAAGCAAGCTTAAAGCCATCACTTCCGAAGTAAAAAATGAAGATGTGGGAAGTATCCTTGGTGTACCGAGCTGGATGATGGTTTTGCTTCAAAGGGTTTTAAAAGAAACCGGCAGCGGAAGTATTTCTGAGCTGTGGCCTAATTTAGAGGTATTTTTTCACGGTGGAATCAGTTTTAAGCCCTATAGGGAACAATACAGGCAGATCATAGGAAAAAAGATCAATTACTACGAAATTTACAATGCCTCCGAAGGCTTTTTCGGGATACAGGACAGATCGGACAGTGACGAGATCCTGCTGATGCTTGATTACGGAATTTTCTATGAATTTATCCCGATGGATCAGTTTCATTTTTCCAACCCCAAAGTGGTAAGCCTGGAAGATGTGGAAACCGGGAAAAATTATGCAATGGTCATCACCACCAACGGCGGCCTCTGGAGATACCTCATCGGCGACACTGTTATATTTACTTCAACCAATCCTTTCAGAATAAAGATTACAGGAAGAACCAAGCATTATATCAATGCATTCGGGGAAGAACTGATGATCACCAATGTGGAATCTGCCTTATCCAAAGCCTGTGAGCTTACCGGAGCACGGGTGACAGACTTTACAGGAGCACCGGTCTTTATGAAAGAAAACGAAGGAGGCGCCCACGAATGGATCTTTGAATTCAGCCACCAGCCGGACGACCTGGAGCGATTTACCGATGCTTTTGATCTTCATCTTAAAACCATCAATTCAGATTACGAAGCAAAAAGATATAACAACCTGACCCTGAAAAGACCGATCATCCATATTGCAAAACCGGATCTCTTCTATCACTGGCTGGAATCCAAAGGAAAACTGGGCGGCCAGAATAAAGTCCCGAGACTAAGCAATGACCGGGAATATATAGACCCGCTGCTGGAACTGAACAGATGA
- a CDS encoding endonuclease/exonuclease/phosphatase family protein: MKPNQLLLFVHIVVAVLLLCTLGNAWIPPNFIGGLNLLSLGFPYLIALYVLLTLVWVFQRKKIAIAFVAGTLLFYNPVRRWVNISPKTEKAENFKTIRNIKVLTFNVKYGDFGWDKVKKYITDQDADIILVQEKDTNKVIRKDMIKYPSVILKTKHKILRQEALIEDQARGNSFFADVDINGKIIRVVNVYLEPFRLHKSMFKFDGLAKEGGKIATLLSHMTPTFKAHEEQIKKIRKVIDFSPYPVILAGDFNSVPNSYEYYSLGKDLQDAFLTVGNGGSSSFHDYKVPLRIDYIFSSKSIIPLSYKVDQSVKLSDHYPVIAEFLLN; this comes from the coding sequence ATGAAGCCGAATCAATTACTGCTATTTGTTCATATTGTTGTAGCCGTGCTGCTGTTATGCACACTGGGAAATGCCTGGATCCCGCCTAACTTTATAGGAGGGCTTAATTTACTTTCCCTTGGCTTCCCATACCTTATTGCGTTATATGTTCTGCTTACTTTAGTCTGGGTATTTCAAAGAAAAAAAATAGCAATTGCTTTCGTAGCAGGGACTCTGCTTTTTTATAATCCGGTGAGAAGATGGGTTAATATCTCGCCCAAAACAGAGAAAGCTGAGAACTTTAAAACCATAAGAAATATTAAAGTACTCACTTTTAATGTAAAATATGGGGATTTCGGCTGGGATAAAGTAAAAAAATACATCACAGATCAGGATGCTGATATTATTCTTGTTCAGGAAAAAGATACCAACAAGGTCATCAGAAAGGACATGATAAAATATCCTTCTGTAATTCTGAAAACAAAGCATAAGATTTTAAGACAGGAAGCCCTGATTGAAGATCAGGCGAGGGGAAATTCTTTCTTTGCAGATGTAGATATCAACGGAAAGATCATCCGAGTGGTGAATGTATATCTGGAGCCGTTCAGACTTCATAAATCAATGTTTAAATTTGATGGCTTAGCGAAAGAAGGAGGAAAGATTGCAACACTTCTTTCCCATATGACCCCGACTTTTAAAGCCCATGAAGAACAGATTAAAAAGATCAGGAAAGTCATCGACTTTTCACCGTATCCGGTAATTCTTGCCGGGGATTTTAATTCCGTTCCCAATTCATATGAATACTACAGTCTGGGTAAAGATCTTCAAGACGCTTTCCTTACCGTTGGAAATGGTGGTTCTTCCAGTTTCCACGATTATAAAGTTCCCTTGAGGATAGATTATATCTTCAGTTCAAAATCCATTATTCCTTTGAGCTATAAAGTAGATCAATCTGTAAAATTATCGGACCACTATCCTGTAATTGCAGAATTTCTGCTAAATTAG
- a CDS encoding endonuclease/exonuclease/phosphatase family protein gives MKVFRLIIFILHLGTLLLLLCTLLNAYVPPKIFPWFNLLSLGFPILMVMYVVFILFWLFSWKKRTFAFMLAGLIFMNPVQRWVNYSTAKKQTADLKLISFNVKGGSLGASYINEYLNNANADVVMLQESGKKISVKGMKVVDNNGILKTFSKHKIIDSKELIKSDYETNNAYASQADIEIRGKIYRFINVYLEPFKFEKGMIKMDGVQEEDEQKLKNIVKRLIPVFKKHQDQVASIREGIKNSPYPVILMGDLNSVPNSYEYFQLSDGLEDAFVKAGKGSGTSFHDYKFPIRIDYIFTSKTIQPVTYKVDRTIKRSDHYPVIGTFSLNN, from the coding sequence GTGAAAGTTTTCCGTCTTATCATATTCATCCTGCATCTGGGGACCTTGCTCCTGTTGCTTTGTACCCTGTTGAATGCTTATGTTCCGCCTAAAATATTTCCGTGGTTCAATCTGCTTTCGCTGGGTTTTCCCATTCTCATGGTTATGTATGTGGTTTTTATCCTTTTCTGGCTTTTCAGCTGGAAAAAAAGAACTTTTGCCTTTATGCTGGCCGGGCTTATATTTATGAATCCTGTACAGCGATGGGTGAATTATTCTACCGCTAAAAAGCAAACCGCAGACCTCAAGTTAATTTCTTTTAATGTAAAAGGAGGTTCTTTAGGCGCTTCCTATATTAATGAATACCTGAATAATGCCAATGCGGATGTTGTAATGTTGCAGGAATCAGGGAAAAAAATATCAGTCAAGGGGATGAAAGTCGTTGATAACAACGGAATTCTTAAAACTTTTTCAAAACATAAAATTATAGACTCCAAAGAGCTCATCAAAAGTGATTACGAAACCAATAATGCTTATGCCTCCCAGGCAGACATTGAGATCAGAGGAAAGATATACCGTTTTATCAATGTTTATCTGGAACCTTTTAAATTTGAAAAAGGAATGATCAAAATGGATGGCGTACAGGAAGAAGATGAGCAAAAACTGAAAAATATTGTTAAGCGGTTGATTCCTGTTTTTAAAAAACACCAGGATCAGGTAGCAAGCATCAGAGAAGGAATTAAAAACTCACCCTACCCGGTGATTCTGATGGGAGACTTGAATTCTGTACCGAATTCTTACGAATATTTTCAACTTTCCGATGGGTTGGAGGATGCCTTTGTAAAAGCTGGAAAAGGCAGTGGAACAAGCTTTCACGACTATAAATTTCCGATCAGAATTGACTATATTTTTACTTCAAAAACGATACAGCCTGTCACTTATAAAGTGGACCGTACTATCAAGCGTTCAGACCATTACCCGGTGATCGGAACTTTTTCGTTAAACAATTAA
- a CDS encoding rhomboid family intramembrane serine protease: MFNNIPPITRNIIIINVIVFIGTYFLGNQVIGYLAGFYPFSPFFHSWQIITHMFMHGSIMHILFNMLTLYSFGPILEQTLGDKKYLILYFLSGLGAFFLFNLWNFVEAQQITGELKQLGFNVNAYLSGANVNFSGNAESIIKQKELVGNLDGIVATPMVGASGAIFGVVTAFATLYPDSKIMLMFIPVPMKVKYLMPIVIVVSIYLGVSGNGGGIAHLAHVGGALIGWILARIWKKHLYRFN; the protein is encoded by the coding sequence ATGTTCAACAATATACCGCCGATCACCAGGAATATCATCATCATTAACGTGATCGTATTTATCGGAACTTATTTTCTCGGAAACCAGGTCATCGGTTATCTTGCCGGATTTTATCCCTTTTCTCCGTTTTTCCATTCTTGGCAGATCATTACTCATATGTTTATGCATGGGAGCATTATGCATATTCTGTTTAATATGCTGACGCTGTATAGCTTCGGACCTATTCTGGAACAGACATTGGGAGACAAAAAATATCTGATCCTTTATTTTCTGAGTGGGTTAGGTGCTTTTTTCCTTTTTAATTTGTGGAATTTTGTTGAAGCTCAACAGATTACAGGTGAGCTGAAGCAACTTGGATTCAACGTGAACGCGTACTTATCCGGTGCGAATGTCAACTTTAGCGGAAATGCTGAATCTATCATCAAACAGAAAGAGTTGGTTGGGAATCTGGACGGTATTGTTGCAACACCAATGGTGGGCGCTTCCGGAGCTATTTTCGGGGTTGTGACCGCTTTTGCTACACTGTATCCGGACTCAAAGATTATGCTGATGTTTATCCCGGTTCCTATGAAGGTAAAATACCTGATGCCTATTGTTATTGTGGTTTCCATTTACCTTGGAGTGTCCGGAAACGGAGGAGGTATTGCCCATCTTGCTCACGTAGGAGGCGCATTAATTGGCTGGATTCTTGCCAGGATATGGAAAAAACATCTCTATAGATTCAATTAA
- the mutL gene encoding DNA mismatch repair endonuclease MutL, with protein sequence MSDIIQLLPDHVANQIAAGEVVQRPASIVKELLENAIDADASKIELIIRDAGKNLIQVVDDGKGMSETDARMAFERHATSKIRGTEDIFRIATKGFRGEALASIAAVSQVELRTKQNDAKIGTNIYIEGGVFQFQDPIQTADGSNFLVKNLFYNVPARRKFLKNNNVEFRHVIDEFQRVALAHENLEFSLFHDDEAVFRLRKGSQMQRIVDVFGRKLQPQLIPIKEDIIWCKLHGFVAKPEGAKKSRGEQFLFVNGRYFRSPYFNKAVQEAFEGLLLPGYVPTFFLFLELDPEKIDVNIHPQKTEVKFEDEHLIFALLRSTIKRSLGIYNVSPSLDFDKDPDLDAMMNRPLPSKSNGSGGNVIKMPEIIVDKDYNPFIEERNVRPEEIQNLTEMYHQNITAEPSKINLFEDEDFDEDLMRLPNGYWLFNKGDVTLMLDLGRMHRLVVSENNKTSKKTNVNTNPNSHALLFSLEYHMNEIEKTKYNSFKKFLPELGFDMKIAHESVLRIDALPEGLKETQAMKFLENLFEILDYKTEEEFMQFYLNQWNKMQSKSRFDFIYKKDAEQMIKDFTALGFPEFLPDGKRCFYEVPFNDFKNKF encoded by the coding sequence ATGTCAGATATTATTCAGCTTTTACCGGATCATGTAGCCAACCAAATAGCGGCAGGAGAGGTGGTGCAGAGACCTGCATCCATTGTGAAAGAACTTTTGGAAAATGCTATTGATGCAGATGCGTCCAAGATAGAACTGATCATCAGGGATGCCGGAAAAAACCTGATCCAGGTGGTGGATGACGGCAAAGGAATGTCTGAAACAGATGCCAGAATGGCGTTTGAGAGACATGCTACGTCCAAAATCAGAGGTACGGAAGATATCTTCAGGATTGCTACCAAAGGATTCAGGGGAGAAGCGCTGGCTTCTATTGCAGCTGTTTCCCAGGTGGAACTGAGGACGAAGCAGAATGATGCTAAAATAGGGACCAATATCTACATTGAAGGTGGCGTATTTCAGTTTCAGGATCCTATACAGACGGCAGACGGATCCAATTTTCTGGTGAAGAATCTGTTTTATAACGTTCCCGCCAGAAGGAAATTTCTTAAAAACAATAATGTTGAATTCAGGCATGTCATAGATGAATTCCAGCGCGTTGCACTGGCACACGAAAATCTGGAATTTTCCCTGTTTCATGATGATGAAGCGGTTTTCAGACTGAGAAAAGGAAGTCAGATGCAGCGTATCGTGGATGTTTTTGGACGTAAGCTTCAACCGCAGCTTATTCCCATCAAAGAAGATATTATCTGGTGTAAGCTTCACGGATTTGTGGCAAAACCTGAAGGAGCGAAAAAGTCAAGAGGTGAGCAGTTTCTGTTTGTCAATGGAAGATATTTCAGAAGCCCGTATTTTAATAAAGCGGTTCAGGAAGCCTTTGAAGGACTGCTTCTGCCGGGTTATGTGCCTACATTTTTCCTTTTCCTGGAGCTGGATCCGGAAAAAATAGATGTGAATATCCATCCGCAAAAGACGGAGGTAAAATTTGAGGACGAGCATCTTATCTTTGCTCTTCTCCGTTCTACTATTAAAAGATCCCTGGGAATTTATAATGTGTCCCCAAGTCTTGATTTTGATAAAGATCCGGATCTGGATGCCATGATGAACAGGCCACTGCCAAGCAAGAGCAACGGAAGTGGGGGAAATGTGATTAAAATGCCGGAAATTATTGTAGATAAAGACTATAATCCGTTTATTGAAGAGAGAAATGTACGTCCGGAAGAAATTCAGAACCTAACGGAAATGTATCACCAGAATATTACCGCAGAGCCTTCTAAAATCAATTTATTTGAAGATGAAGATTTTGATGAGGATCTGATGAGGCTGCCCAACGGCTACTGGCTTTTCAACAAAGGAGATGTAACCCTGATGCTGGATCTGGGAAGGATGCACAGATTGGTGGTTTCCGAGAACAATAAAACTTCAAAGAAAACAAACGTCAACACCAATCCAAACAGCCATGCATTACTGTTTTCCCTGGAGTATCACATGAACGAAATTGAGAAGACCAAATACAATTCTTTTAAAAAATTTCTTCCTGAACTCGGGTTTGACATGAAAATTGCACATGAAAGCGTACTGAGGATAGACGCTCTTCCTGAAGGACTGAAAGAAACACAGGCCATGAAGTTCCTGGAAAACCTTTTTGAGATCCTGGATTATAAAACGGAAGAAGAATTTATGCAGTTCTATCTCAACCAGTGGAACAAAATGCAGTCGAAATCCAGATTTGATTTTATCTACAAAAAAGATGCGGAACAGATGATTAAAGATTTTACAGCCCTTGGCTTTCCGGAATTTTTACCGGATGGTAAAAGATGCTTTTATGAAGTTCCGTTTAATGATTTTAAAAACAAATTTTAA
- a CDS encoding YoaK family protein codes for MLRNYSNSRTLGDNIRLGTLTAFTAGTINIASLLIFLSFTSNVTGHYAVFAAEISKGNWSQVAVVGAWIFLFFFGSFLSNFIVINFNKRSKYFAHAMPIVLEIICLLFVGIYGQFYYQKTLEETEYLVALMLFATGLQNGLTASISNFAVKTTHLTGTTTDLGILFSMFTQKKYRKNGELIARAKLLMSIMAAYVLGAVFSGLTYYYLEFRVFYVISFCLLVVIGYDAYKIHIRHFNTRYRHSRIYKKPNVLAYLYDKVHGIPKRKEKRTLVFDE; via the coding sequence ATGTTAAGAAATTATAGTAACAGCCGAACGTTGGGAGACAATATCAGATTGGGGACGCTGACTGCATTTACTGCGGGTACTATAAATATTGCCTCTCTGTTAATATTTCTCTCTTTCACGTCAAACGTAACGGGACATTATGCAGTATTTGCTGCAGAAATCAGTAAAGGAAACTGGTCGCAGGTGGCTGTGGTGGGTGCATGGATCTTTCTGTTCTTCTTCGGAAGCTTTTTGTCCAATTTTATTGTGATCAACTTCAATAAAAGGAGTAAGTATTTTGCCCATGCCATGCCGATTGTTCTGGAGATTATCTGCTTGCTTTTTGTAGGGATATACGGACAGTTTTATTATCAGAAAACACTGGAAGAAACCGAATATCTGGTAGCGCTGATGCTTTTTGCCACCGGGCTTCAGAATGGTCTTACGGCAAGTATCTCCAATTTCGCAGTGAAAACTACCCACCTTACGGGAACCACTACCGACCTTGGAATCCTGTTTTCCATGTTTACGCAGAAGAAATACAGAAAGAACGGTGAACTGATTGCAAGGGCGAAACTCCTGATGAGTATTATGGCAGCCTATGTTTTAGGAGCCGTATTCTCAGGACTTACCTATTATTATCTTGAATTCAGGGTGTTTTATGTGATCAGCTTCTGTTTGCTGGTGGTGATTGGGTATGATGCCTATAAAATTCATATCAGACACTTTAACACCAGATACCGCCACAGCAGGATCTATAAAAAGCCGAATGTATTGGCTTATCTGTACGATAAGGTGCATGGAATTCCTAAAAGAAAAGAGAAAAGAACACTTGTTTTTGATGAATAA
- a CDS encoding sensor histidine kinase, with amino-acid sequence MFNKVITNQTKTMVLLMLVFTVIILLFSGLVYFSIVNFSHQRFYELLKIRTATIVQIEKSKDHLDLPENYILNSLNDEELPMERDYVFAIPTDSNFKKISQEVHIPDYFFKSIVKKGEANYNDKEFYYIGQTFKYDDKDYIAIASAKNHYVIYYLGFLKRTLVTCIVLSLFFSMIFSFYLSKTLFKPILKITGKVKEISSENLHLRLEPQPDNKELNELVDTFNGMLNRIETSFETQNHLIGNVSHELRTPLTSIMGEADVALSINRTTDEYKDTLEIILDEAEKLDKKIKALLMIAQTGFDGKIQKMDKVRIDQLLWDVIETLRKIDSRNNIYLDISMLPDNPKKLKVQGNEQLLHLAVANIINNGCKYSNFQQVKVSLGATDTDVYIIVKDFGIGIPEEEMNKIYDPFFRASNTKNYEGYGIGLPLARNIVRMHQGELIVSSYENQGTTVQMRFPNFYSTRPEEV; translated from the coding sequence ATGTTTAACAAAGTGATCACCAACCAGACCAAAACCATGGTGCTCCTGATGCTGGTATTTACGGTCATCATTCTGCTGTTCAGTGGATTGGTTTACTTCTCTATTGTCAACTTTTCACATCAGAGATTTTATGAACTGCTGAAGATCCGTACGGCCACCATTGTTCAGATTGAAAAGAGCAAAGACCATCTGGATCTTCCGGAAAACTACATCCTCAACAGTCTGAACGACGAAGAACTTCCGATGGAAAGGGATTATGTTTTTGCCATTCCCACGGATTCCAATTTCAAAAAGATTTCACAGGAAGTCCATATCCCGGATTATTTCTTTAAAAGTATCGTGAAAAAAGGAGAAGCCAATTATAATGATAAAGAATTTTATTATATCGGCCAGACTTTTAAATATGATGATAAAGATTATATTGCCATCGCTTCTGCCAAGAACCATTACGTAATCTATTATCTCGGGTTTTTAAAGAGAACGCTGGTGACCTGCATCGTACTTTCCCTGTTTTTCAGTATGATCTTTTCTTTTTATCTGTCTAAAACCTTGTTTAAACCTATTTTAAAAATTACAGGAAAAGTAAAAGAGATCAGCTCCGAAAATCTTCACCTGAGATTGGAACCCCAGCCTGATAATAAAGAGCTGAATGAACTGGTGGATACTTTTAACGGAATGCTGAACCGCATAGAAACGTCATTTGAAACCCAGAACCATCTGATCGGAAATGTTTCCCATGAACTGAGAACACCCCTGACTTCCATCATGGGGGAAGCAGACGTAGCGCTTTCTATCAACAGAACGACAGATGAATACAAAGATACCCTGGAAATTATCCTGGATGAAGCGGAGAAGCTTGATAAAAAGATCAAAGCCTTATTGATGATCGCGCAGACCGGTTTCGACGGAAAAATCCAGAAAATGGATAAGGTAAGAATAGACCAGCTGCTTTGGGATGTAATTGAGACTTTACGGAAAATAGACTCACGTAACAATATTTATCTGGATATCAGCATGCTTCCTGATAATCCCAAAAAACTAAAAGTACAGGGCAACGAGCAGTTGCTGCATCTTGCGGTAGCCAATATCATCAATAACGGCTGCAAATATTCTAATTTCCAGCAGGTAAAAGTTTCGCTGGGTGCCACAGATACAGATGTCTATATTATTGTAAAAGATTTCGGAATCGGGATTCCTGAGGAAGAAATGAACAAAATCTATGACCCATTCTTCAGGGCCTCCAATACCAAAAACTACGAAGGCTACGGAATCGGGCTTCCTCTGGCCAGAAATATTGTAAGAATGCATCAGGGCGAACTGATTGTGAGCTCTTATGAGAACCAGGGAACTACGGTACAGATGAGGTTCCCGAATTTCTACAGCACGAGACCGGAGGAGGTTTGA
- a CDS encoding response regulator transcription factor — protein MKKIILIEDETSVVSFIKKGLQESGYEVSVAFDGRTGVQLVQANDFDLVVLDIMLPEMNGLDVCKEIRKTNQHVPILFLTALGTSENIVLGLESGGDDYLVKPFKFIELVARVKSLLRRSNGNGSQEIIEPEPDNEHVFQFSDLILNDYTKKVTRAGEEITLTSTEYKLLLYFLNNPEKVISRAEILDAVWGVNYELGTNVVDVYVNYLRKKLDSQEDNKLIHTVIGMGYVMKKP, from the coding sequence ATGAAAAAAATTATCCTTATTGAAGACGAAACCAGTGTAGTCTCCTTTATTAAGAAAGGACTTCAGGAAAGTGGTTATGAAGTTTCCGTAGCTTTTGACGGGCGTACAGGCGTGCAGCTGGTACAGGCCAATGATTTTGATCTTGTGGTTCTGGATATTATGCTTCCGGAAATGAATGGGCTGGATGTATGCAAAGAAATCAGGAAGACCAATCAGCATGTTCCTATACTTTTTTTAACTGCACTGGGAACTTCTGAAAATATTGTTCTGGGCCTGGAAAGTGGCGGAGATGATTATCTGGTAAAACCGTTCAAATTTATTGAACTGGTAGCCCGGGTAAAATCGCTTTTGAGAAGAAGTAACGGGAATGGTTCCCAGGAAATTATTGAACCTGAACCGGATAATGAACATGTGTTTCAGTTCTCAGATCTGATCCTTAACGACTATACGAAAAAGGTGACCCGTGCGGGAGAGGAAATTACACTGACTTCTACAGAATATAAACTTCTGCTCTATTTTCTGAACAACCCCGAGAAAGTAATTTCCCGGGCTGAAATCCTGGATGCGGTATGGGGCGTGAATTATGAGCTGGGAACCAATGTGGTGGATGTGTATGTAAATTATTTAAGAAAAAAACTGGATAGCCAGGAAGATAATAAGCTGATCCATACCGTAATAGGAATGGGATACGTAATGAAAAAACCTTAA
- a CDS encoding helix-turn-helix domain-containing protein, translated as MNDFLIGIGKRLKDIRKKNNLTINELASKANVSNGLVSRIENGRTIPSLPVLLDMIQSLEIDASYFFEGVEKKSSAKFIYLPKDSQQFIEKEVEAEGFKYMHIFSKSLHSLGFEAVLLTLEPNSKREKVITDAWEFKYVLKGEVKYIIDNEEIILEEGDSLYFNGKFPHVPVSISNESCVMLVLYFYTA; from the coding sequence ATGAATGATTTTTTAATAGGTATCGGTAAAAGACTGAAAGATATCAGGAAAAAGAATAATTTAACCATCAACGAGCTGGCTTCCAAAGCCAATGTGAGCAACGGCCTTGTTTCCAGGATTGAGAATGGAAGAACAATTCCGTCACTTCCGGTATTGCTTGATATGATCCAGTCGCTGGAAATTGATGCCAGTTATTTCTTTGAAGGCGTTGAGAAGAAATCCAGCGCCAAGTTCATCTATCTCCCGAAGGACAGCCAGCAGTTTATTGAAAAGGAAGTGGAAGCTGAGGGGTTTAAATATATGCATATCTTCAGCAAAAGCCTCCATTCTTTAGGATTCGAAGCGGTGTTGCTTACCCTGGAGCCCAATTCCAAAAGGGAAAAAGTGATTACTGATGCCTGGGAATTCAAATATGTTCTCAAAGGAGAAGTAAAATATATCATAGATAATGAGGAAATTATTTTAGAAGAAGGAGATTCGCTTTATTTTAACGGAAAATTTCCACACGTTCCGGTGAGCATCAGTAATGAAAGCTGTGTAATGCTTGTTCTTTATTTTTATACGGCATAG